The following proteins come from a genomic window of Gottfriedia acidiceleris:
- a CDS encoding tripartite tricarboxylate transporter TctB family protein: MNKKFDRLAAIIFLITGITFIIESRSIAATAYGSVVGPNVFPFILGCALSLLSCRLFYETFFYKGKEMEAVQYNYKQFFIILASAILYALLLEKIGFIISSFLFLIVAIQTMERGNWIKSLSISLGYSLIIYFIFVDVLKGTLPVWSIWF, translated from the coding sequence ATGAATAAAAAATTTGATCGATTAGCAGCAATCATTTTTCTTATTACAGGTATTACTTTTATTATAGAAAGTCGGAGTATAGCAGCCACTGCTTATGGAAGTGTGGTTGGTCCGAATGTTTTTCCATTTATACTTGGCTGTGCGCTTTCTTTATTAAGCTGTAGGTTATTTTACGAAACATTTTTTTATAAGGGAAAAGAAATGGAAGCAGTTCAATATAATTATAAGCAATTTTTTATCATCCTAGCTTCAGCTATTCTTTATGCGCTTTTACTTGAGAAAATCGGTTTTATTATTAGTTCGTTTTTATTCTTAATTGTAGCAATTCAAACAATGGAGCGTGGAAACTGGATAAAATCACTTTCGATTTCATTAGGTTATTCACTCATTATTTATTTCATTTTTGTGGATGTATTAAAAGGAACTTTACCTGTTTGGTCAATTTGGTTTTAG